A portion of the Macaca thibetana thibetana isolate TM-01 chromosome 9, ASM2454274v1, whole genome shotgun sequence genome contains these proteins:
- the LOC126962045 gene encoding protein FRA10AC1 isoform X1, whose amino-acid sequence MSSSAISTTFGMMHGHGGYDSDFSDDEHCGESSKRKTRTVEDDLLLQKPFQKEKHGKVAHKQVAAELLDREEARNRRFHLIAMDAYQRHTKFVNDYILYYGGKKEDFKRLGENDKTDLDVIRENHRFLWNEEDEMDMTWEKRLAKKYYDKLFKEYCIADLSKYKENKFGFRWRVEKEVISGKGQFFCGNKYCDKKEGLKSWEVNFGYVEHGEKRNALVKLRLCQECSIKLNFHHRRKEIKSKKRKDKTKTDCGESSRKKSRLSSAEEASKKKDKGHSSSKKSEDSLKRNSDEEESASESELWKGPLPETDEKSQEEEFDEYFQDLFL is encoded by the exons ATGAGCTCTTCTGCCATCAGCACTACTTTTGGAATG ATGCATGGTCATGGAGGCTACGATTCTGATTTTAGTGATGATGAACACTGTGGAGAAtccagcaaaaggaaaacaag GACAGTTGAAGATGACTTACTGCTTCAAAAaccatttcagaaagaaaagcatGGAAAGGTGGCCCATAAACAAGTTGCAGCGGAATTGCTGGATAG GGAAGAAGCAAGAAATAGAAGGTTTCATCTCATAGCTATGGATGCT TATCAAAGACATACAAAGTTTGTAAATGACTACATTTTATATTATGGTGGCAAAAAAGAAGATTTCAAGCGTTTGGG GGAAAATGACAAGACAGACTTGGATGTTATACGAGAAAATCATAGATTCCTATGGAATGAGGAGGACGAAATGGACATGACTTG GGAGAAGAGACTTGCTAAGAAATACTATGATAAATTATTTAAGGAATACTGCATAGCAGATCTcagtaaatataaagaaaataag TTTGGATTTAGGTGGCGAGtagaaaaagaagtaatttcAGGAAAAg GTCAGTTTTTCTGTGGAAATAAATATTGTGATAAAAAAGAAGGCTTAAAGAGTTGGGAAGTTAATTTTGGTTATGTTGAgcatggtgaaaagagaaatgcaCTTGTTAAATTAA ggTTATGCCAAGAATGTtccattaaattaaattttcatcacag gagaaaagaaatcaagtcaaaaaaaagaaaagataaaaccaaAACAGATTGTGGAGAGTCATCACGTAAAAAATCCAGATTATCCTCTGCAGAAGAGGCCtccaagaaaaaagataaag GACATTCAtcttcaaagaaatcagaagattCTCTAAAGA GAAATTCTGATGAGGAAGAAAGTGCTTCAGAATCTGAACTTTGGAAGGGTCCACTACCAGAGACAGATGAAAAATCACA ggaagaAGAATTTGATGAGTATTTTCAGGATTTGTTTCTATAA
- the LOC126962045 gene encoding protein FRA10AC1 isoform X3: MSSSAISTTFGMMHGHGGYDSDFSDDEHCGESSKRKTRTVEDDLLLQKPFQKEKHGKVAHKQVAAELLDREEARNRRFHLIAMDAYQRHTKFVNDYILYYGGKKEDFKRLGENDKTDLDVIRENHRFLWNEEDEMDMTWEKRLAKKYYDKLFKEYCIADLSKYKENKFGFRWRVEKEVISGKGLCQECSIKLNFHHRRKEIKSKKRKDKTKTDCGESSRKKSRLSSAEEASKKKDKGHSSSKKSEDSLKRNSDEEESASESELWKGPLPETDEKSQEEEFDEYFQDLFL, encoded by the exons ATGAGCTCTTCTGCCATCAGCACTACTTTTGGAATG ATGCATGGTCATGGAGGCTACGATTCTGATTTTAGTGATGATGAACACTGTGGAGAAtccagcaaaaggaaaacaag GACAGTTGAAGATGACTTACTGCTTCAAAAaccatttcagaaagaaaagcatGGAAAGGTGGCCCATAAACAAGTTGCAGCGGAATTGCTGGATAG GGAAGAAGCAAGAAATAGAAGGTTTCATCTCATAGCTATGGATGCT TATCAAAGACATACAAAGTTTGTAAATGACTACATTTTATATTATGGTGGCAAAAAAGAAGATTTCAAGCGTTTGGG GGAAAATGACAAGACAGACTTGGATGTTATACGAGAAAATCATAGATTCCTATGGAATGAGGAGGACGAAATGGACATGACTTG GGAGAAGAGACTTGCTAAGAAATACTATGATAAATTATTTAAGGAATACTGCATAGCAGATCTcagtaaatataaagaaaataag TTTGGATTTAGGTGGCGAGtagaaaaagaagtaatttcAGGAAAAg ggTTATGCCAAGAATGTtccattaaattaaattttcatcacag gagaaaagaaatcaagtcaaaaaaaagaaaagataaaaccaaAACAGATTGTGGAGAGTCATCACGTAAAAAATCCAGATTATCCTCTGCAGAAGAGGCCtccaagaaaaaagataaag GACATTCAtcttcaaagaaatcagaagattCTCTAAAGA GAAATTCTGATGAGGAAGAAAGTGCTTCAGAATCTGAACTTTGGAAGGGTCCACTACCAGAGACAGATGAAAAATCACA ggaagaAGAATTTGATGAGTATTTTCAGGATTTGTTTCTATAA
- the LOC126962045 gene encoding protein FRA10AC1 isoform X2 has translation MHGHGGYDSDFSDDEHCGESSKRKTRTVEDDLLLQKPFQKEKHGKVAHKQVAAELLDREEARNRRFHLIAMDAYQRHTKFVNDYILYYGGKKEDFKRLGENDKTDLDVIRENHRFLWNEEDEMDMTWEKRLAKKYYDKLFKEYCIADLSKYKENKFGFRWRVEKEVISGKGQFFCGNKYCDKKEGLKSWEVNFGYVEHGEKRNALVKLRLCQECSIKLNFHHRRKEIKSKKRKDKTKTDCGESSRKKSRLSSAEEASKKKDKGHSSSKKSEDSLKRNSDEEESASESELWKGPLPETDEKSQEEEFDEYFQDLFL, from the exons ATGCATGGTCATGGAGGCTACGATTCTGATTTTAGTGATGATGAACACTGTGGAGAAtccagcaaaaggaaaacaag GACAGTTGAAGATGACTTACTGCTTCAAAAaccatttcagaaagaaaagcatGGAAAGGTGGCCCATAAACAAGTTGCAGCGGAATTGCTGGATAG GGAAGAAGCAAGAAATAGAAGGTTTCATCTCATAGCTATGGATGCT TATCAAAGACATACAAAGTTTGTAAATGACTACATTTTATATTATGGTGGCAAAAAAGAAGATTTCAAGCGTTTGGG GGAAAATGACAAGACAGACTTGGATGTTATACGAGAAAATCATAGATTCCTATGGAATGAGGAGGACGAAATGGACATGACTTG GGAGAAGAGACTTGCTAAGAAATACTATGATAAATTATTTAAGGAATACTGCATAGCAGATCTcagtaaatataaagaaaataag TTTGGATTTAGGTGGCGAGtagaaaaagaagtaatttcAGGAAAAg GTCAGTTTTTCTGTGGAAATAAATATTGTGATAAAAAAGAAGGCTTAAAGAGTTGGGAAGTTAATTTTGGTTATGTTGAgcatggtgaaaagagaaatgcaCTTGTTAAATTAA ggTTATGCCAAGAATGTtccattaaattaaattttcatcacag gagaaaagaaatcaagtcaaaaaaaagaaaagataaaaccaaAACAGATTGTGGAGAGTCATCACGTAAAAAATCCAGATTATCCTCTGCAGAAGAGGCCtccaagaaaaaagataaag GACATTCAtcttcaaagaaatcagaagattCTCTAAAGA GAAATTCTGATGAGGAAGAAAGTGCTTCAGAATCTGAACTTTGGAAGGGTCCACTACCAGAGACAGATGAAAAATCACA ggaagaAGAATTTGATGAGTATTTTCAGGATTTGTTTCTATAA